One region of Rattus norvegicus strain BN/NHsdMcwi chromosome 13, GRCr8, whole genome shotgun sequence genomic DNA includes:
- the Soat1 gene encoding sterol O-acyltransferase 1 (The RefSeq protein has 3 substitutions compared to this genomic sequence), whose product MVGEETSLRNRLSRSAENPEQDEAQKNLLDTHRNGHITMKQLIAKKRQLAAEAEELKPLFLKEVGCHFDDFVTNLIDKSASLDNGGCALTTFSILEEMKNNHRAKDLRAPPEQGKIFISRRSLLDELFEVDHIRTIYHMFIALLIIFILSTLVVDYIDEGRLVLEFSLLAYAFGQFPIVIWTWWAMFLSTLAIPYFLFQRWAHGYSKSSHPLIYSLIHGAFFLVFQLGILGFIPTYVVLAYTLPPASRFILILEQIRLVMKAHSYVRENVPRVLSAAKEKSSTVPVPTVNQYLYFLFAPTLIYRDSYPRTPTVRWGYVAMQFLQVFGCLFYVYYIFERLCAPLFRNIKQEPFSARVLVLCVFNSILPGVLMLFLSFFAFLHCWLNAFAEMLRFGDRMFYKDWWNSTSYSNYYRTWNVVVHDWLYYYVYKDLLWFFSKRFRPAAMLAVFALSAVVHEYALAVCLSYFYPVLFVLFMFFGMAFNFIVNDSRKRPVWNIMVRASLFLGHGVILCFYSQEWYARQRCPLKNPTFLDYVRPRTWTCRYVF is encoded by the exons ATGGTGGGAGAAGAAATGTCTCTGAGAAACCGGCTGTCAAGATCTGCTGAGAATCCTGAGCAAGATGAAGCCCAGAAAAATCTCTTGGACACACACAGAAATG GTCACATTACCATGAAACAGTTGATAGCCAAGAAGAGGCAGTtggcggcagaggcagag GAGCTGAAGCCACTGTTTCTGAAGGAAGTTGGGTGTCACTTTGATGACTTTGTGACCAATCTCATTGACAAGTCTGCATCTCTGGACAATGGCGGGTGTGCGCTCACGACCTTCTCCATTcttgaagaaatgaaaaacaaccACAGAGCCAA AGATCTGAGAGCACCTCCAGAACAAGGGAAGATATTTATTTCAAGGCGGTCTCTTTTAGA CGAGCTGTTTGAAGTGGACCACATCAGAACAATTTACCACATGTTCATTGCCCTCCTCATCATCTTCATCCTTAGCACGCTCGTGGTGGATTACATCGATGAAGGAAG GCTGGTCCTTGAGTTCAGTCTCCTGGCTTATGCTTTTGGCCAATTTCCTATTGTTATTTGGACATGGTGGGCCATGTTCCTGTCTACACTGGCAATCCCCTATTTCCTGTTCCAGCGTTGGGCCCATGGTTACAGCAAGAGTTCCCACCCACTCATCTATTCCCTTATCCATGGCGCATTCTTCTTGGTCTTTCAACTTGGAATCCTCGGTTTTATACCAACATATGTTGTCTTAGCATACACGCTGCCCCCAGCCTCCCGGTTCATTCTGATACTTGAGCAG ATTCGTTTGGTAATGAAGGCTCACTCATATGTCAGAGAGAATGTGCCACGAGTTCTAAGTGCAGCCAAGGAGAAATCGA GCACGGTTCCAGTACCCACAGTCAACCAGTACCTGTACTTCCTGTTTGCTCCTACACTTATTTACCGAGACAGCTACCCCAG gACTCCTACTGTAAGATGGGGTTATGTTGCTATGCAGTTTTTACag GTTTTTGGTTGCCTGTTTTATGTGTACTACATCTTTGAGAGACTCTGTGCCCCTCTGTTCCGGAATATCAAACAGGAGCCCTTTAGTGCTCGTGTCCTGGTCCTGTGTGTATTTAACTCCATCTTGCCAG GTGTGCTGATGCTGTTCCTTTCGTTCTTTGCCTTTTTGCACTGCTGGCTCAATGCCTTTGCTGAAATGTTACGCTTTGGTGACAGGATGTTTTATAAG GACTGGTGGAACTCTACATCGTACTCCAACTACTACAGGACCTGGAATGTGGTGGTCCACGACTGGCTCTACTACTATGTTTACAAGGACCTCCTCTGG TTTTTCTCGAAGAGGTTCAGGCCTGCCGCCATGTTGGCCGTGTTCGCCCTGTCAGCAGTGGTGCACGAGTACGCCCTCGCTGTCTGCCTGAGCTACTTCTACCCAGTGCTCTTCGTGCTCTTCATGTTCTTTGGAA TGGCTTTTAACTTCATCGTTAACGACAGTCGGAAAAGGCCAGTCTGGAACATCATGGTTTGGGCTTCCCTCTTCCTCGGCCATGGAGTCATTCTGTGCTTTTACTCTCAAGAGTGGTATGCTCGACAGCACTGTCCTCTGAAGAAC
- the Soat1 gene encoding sterol O-acyltransferase 1 isoform X1 — MVGEEMSLRNRLSRSAENPEQDEAQKNLLDTHRNGHITMKQLIAKKRQLAAEAEELKPLFLKEVGCHFDDFVTNLIDKSASLDNGGCALTTFSILEEMKNNHRAKDLRAPPEQGKIFISRRSLLDELFEVDHIRTIYHMFIALLIIFILSTLVVDYIDEGRLVLEFSLLAYAFGQFPIVIWTWWAMFLSTLAIPYFLFQRWAHGYSKSSHPLIYSLIHGAFFLVFQLGILGFIPTYVVLAYTLPPASRFILILEQIRLVMKAHSYVRENVPRVLSAAKEKSSTVPVPTVNQYLYFLFAPTLIYRDSYPRTPTVRWGYVAMQFLQVFGCLFYVYYIFERLCAPLFRNIKQEPFSARVLVLCVFNSILPGLVELYIVLQLLQDLECGGPRLALLLCLQGPPLVFLEEVQACRHVGRVRPVSSGARVRPRCLPELLLPSALRALHVLWNGF; from the exons ATGGTGGGAGAAGAAATGTCTCTGAGAAACCGGCTGTCAAGATCTGCTGAGAATCCTGAGCAAGATGAAGCCCAGAAAAATCTCTTGGACACACACAGAAATG GTCACATTACCATGAAACAGTTGATAGCCAAGAAGAGGCAGTtggcggcagaggcagag GAGCTGAAGCCACTGTTTCTGAAGGAAGTTGGGTGTCACTTTGATGACTTTGTGACCAATCTCATTGACAAGTCTGCATCTCTGGACAATGGCGGGTGTGCGCTCACGACCTTCTCCATTcttgaagaaatgaaaaacaaccACAGAGCCAA AGATCTGAGAGCACCTCCAGAACAAGGGAAGATATTTATTTCAAGGCGGTCTCTTTTAGA CGAGCTGTTTGAAGTGGACCACATCAGAACAATTTACCACATGTTCATTGCCCTCCTCATCATCTTCATCCTTAGCACGCTCGTGGTGGATTACATCGATGAAGGAAG GCTGGTCCTTGAGTTCAGTCTCCTGGCTTATGCTTTTGGCCAATTTCCTATTGTTATTTGGACATGGTGGGCCATGTTCCTGTCTACACTGGCAATCCCCTATTTCCTGTTCCAGCGTTGGGCCCATGGTTACAGCAAGAGTTCCCACCCACTCATCTATTCCCTTATCCATGGCGCATTCTTCTTGGTCTTTCAACTTGGAATCCTCGGTTTTATACCAACATATGTTGTCTTAGCATACACGCTGCCCCCAGCCTCCCGGTTCATTCTGATACTTGAGCAG ATTCGTTTGGTAATGAAGGCTCACTCATATGTCAGAGAGAATGTGCCACGAGTTCTAAGTGCAGCCAAGGAGAAATCGA GCACGGTTCCAGTACCCACAGTCAACCAGTACCTGTACTTCCTGTTTGCTCCTACACTTATTTACCGAGACAGCTACCCCAG gACTCCTACTGTAAGATGGGGTTATGTTGCTATGCAGTTTTTACag GTTTTTGGTTGCCTGTTTTATGTGTACTACATCTTTGAGAGACTCTGTGCCCCTCTGTTCCGGAATATCAAACAGGAGCCCTTTAGTGCTCGTGTCCTGGTCCTGTGTGTATTTAACTCCATCTTGCCAG GACTGGTGGAACTCTACATCGTACTCCAACTACTACAGGACCTGGAATGTGGTGGTCCACGACTGGCTCTACTACTATGTTTACAAGGACCTCCTCTGG TTTTTCTCGAAGAGGTTCAGGCCTGCCGCCATGTTGGCCGTGTTCGCCCTGTCAGCAGTGGTGCACGAGTACGCCCTCGCTGTCTGCCTGAGCTACTTCTACCCAGTGCTCTTCGTGCTCTTCATGTTCTTTGGAA TGGCTTTTAA